The genome window TagctctcaacctgagagcttgtcctccatcctcttaacagctgttggctctcaacctgagagcttttcctccatcctcaaaacagctgttggctctcaacctgagagcttttcctccatcctcttaacagctgttggctctcaacctgagagcctttcctccatcctcaaaacagatgttggctctcaacctgagagcttgtcctccatcctcaaaacagctgttggctctcagcctgagagcttgtcctcatTCCTCCCAACAGCTGTTGGCTCACaaacctgagagcttgtcctccatcctccaaacagctgttggctctcaacctgagagcttgtcctccatcctcaaaacagctgttggctctcaacctgagagcttttcctccatcctcaaaacagctgttggctctcaccTGGAGAGCTTGTCCCTccatcctccaaacagctgttggctctcaacctgagagcttgtcctccgcATACCTcttaacagctgttggctctcaacctgagagcttgtcctccatccaAAACAAAACAAGCTGTGGCTCCTCAACCTGAGAGCTTTTACTCCTCCATCCTcttaacagctgttggctctcaacctgagagcttgtcctccatcctcttaacagctgttggctctcaacctgagagcttttCCTCCATCCTTTTAACAGCTGTTGCTGTTGCTCTCAACCTGAGAGTTTGTCCTCCATCCTCaaaacagctgttagctctcaacctgagagctttCCCCTCCTCCATCCTAAttagctgttggctctcaacctgagagcttgtcctccatcctcaaaacagctgttggctctcaacctgagagcttttcctccatcctcttaacagctgttggctctcaacctgagagccTTTCCTCCATCCGCCTCAAAACAGATGTtttggctctcaacctgagagcttgtcTCCATCCTCCAAAACAGATggttggctctcaacctgagagcttgtcctccatcctcaaaaaagttgttggctctcaacctgagagcttgtcccTCCTGCCTCCAAACAGATGTTGCTCTCAAacatgagagcttgtcctccatcctccaaacagcggttggctctcaacctgagagcttgtcctccatcctcaAACAGATGTGGCTCTCAACCTGAGGgcttgtcctccatcctccaaaacagctgttggctctaaacctgagagcttgtcctccatcatcctcaaaacagctgttggctctcaacctgagagctttgtcctccatcctcaaaacagatgttggctctcaacctgagagcttgtcctccatcctccaaacagctgttggctctcaacctgagagcttgtcctccatcccCAAAACaactgttggctctcaacctgagagcttttCCTCCATCCTCAAAacaaaacagctgttggctctcaaccttgagagcttgtcctccatcctcaAAAACAGATGTTGGCTCTCAACCTAGGAGCTTGTCCTCCATTGTtcaaaacagctgttggctctcaacctgagagcttttcctccatcctccaaacagctgttggctctcaacctgagagcttgtcctccatcctcaaaacagctgttggctctcaacctgagagcttgtcctccatcctcaaaacagctgttggctctcaacctgagagcttgtcctccatcctccaaacagctgttgctCCTCAAACCTGAGAGCTTGTACTTCATCCCCAAAACAGCTGTTGGTTCTCAACCTGAGAACTTTTCCTCCATCCtcaaaacagctgttggctctcaacctgagagttTGTCCTCATTCCTCCCAACAGCTGTTGGCTCacaacctgagagcttgtcctccatcctccaaacagctgttggctctcaacctgagagcttttcctccatcctcaaaacagctgttggctctcaacctgagagcttttCCTCCATCCTCAAAACAGCTTTTGGCActcaacctgagagcttgtcctccatcctccaaacagctgttggctccaACACCTGAGAGCTTTTCCTCCATCCTCTTCAaccagctgttggctctcaacctgagagcttgtcctccatcctccaaacagctgtttgGCTCTCAACCGTGAGAGCTTTTCCCTCCATCCTCattaacagctgttggctctcaaaaaacctgagagcttgtcctccatcctcaaaacagctgttggctctcaacctgagagcttttCCTCCATCCTCTTAAcagttgttggctctcaacctAAGAGCTTTTCCTCCATTCCTATCTTAACAGcgttggctctcaacctgagagcttgtcctccatcctcttaacagctgttggctctcaacctgagagcttgtcctcccaTCCTcttaacagctgttggctctcacctgagagcttgtcctccatctaacaaaacagctgttggctctcaacctgagagcttttcctccatcctcttaacagctgttggctctcaacctgagagcttttCCTCCATCGTcttaacagctgttggctctcaacctgagagcttttcctccatcctcttaacagctgttggctctcaacctgagagcttgtcctccatcctccCAACAggtgttggctctcaacctgagagcttttcctccatcctcttaacagctgttggctctcaacctgagagcttgtcctccatcctcaaaacagctgttggctctcaacctgagagcttgtcctccatcctcttaacagctgttggctctcaacctgagagcttttcctccatcctcttaacagctgttggctctcaacctgagagcttttcctccatcctcttaacagctgttggctctcaacctgagagcttttCCTCCATCCTCTTAACAGCTGTTtgctctcaacctgagagcttttcctccatcctcttaacagctgttggctctcaacctgagagcttttcctccatcctcgaaacagctgttggctctcaacctgagagcttttCCTCCATCCTCCCAACAggtgttggctctcaacctgagagcttgtcctccatcctcttaacagctgttggctctcaacctgagagcttgtcctccttcctcgaaacagctgttggctcaCCACCTGAGAGGTTGTCCTCCATCCTCCAAAcagttgttggctctcaacctgagagattgtcctccatcctcttaacagctgttggctctcaacctgagagcttgtcctccatcctcttaacagctgttggctctcaacctgagagcttgtcctccatcctcGAAACAGCTTTTGGCTCACAACCTGAGAGGTTGTCCTCCATCCTCCAAAcagttgttggctctcaacctgagagcttgtcctccatcctcttaacagctgttggctctcaacctgagagcttgtcctccatcctccaaACAGCTATTGGCTCACAACCTGAGAGGTTGCCTCCATCCTCCAAACCGTTGTTGGgtctcaacctgagagcttgtcctccatcctcTAACAGCCGTTGGCCTTCaacctgagagctggtcctcatCCTCcttaacagctgttggctctcaaccgaGAGCTTGGTTCCATTCCCGAAAACAGCTCCTCCAAAACCTGAGAGGTTGCCCTCCATCCCCAACaactgttggctctcaacctTGAAGCTTGGTCCTCCATCTCGAAACGCTTTGGCCGCAACCTGAGAGGTTGTCCTCCATCCTCCAAACAGTTGTTGGCTCTCCAATCCTGAGAGGTTGTCCTCCATCCTCCAAACAGtttgttggctctcaacctgagaggtTGGTCCTCCATCCTCCAAACAGGTCCGTTTGCCGCTTCCTCAACCGAGAGGTTGTCCCCATCCGCAAACTGGTTGCTCACAACCAGGAGAGCTTGTCCATCCTCATCCAACAGCCTTTTGCCAACAATCCTGAAGAGTTGGCCCCTTCCATCCTCCAAAACAGGTGGGTTGCTCAACCAGGAAGAGGTTGTTCCTCCATCCCGAAACCAGCTTTTGCTATAAACGGAAAATAGGTTGTCCTCCATCCTCCAAACAGTTGTTGGCCTCAAAACTGAGAGGTTGTCTCCATCCTCCAAAcagttgttggctctcaacctggaGGTTTTGTCCTCCCATCCTCAAACAGTTGTTGGCTTCAACAACCTGAGAGGTTGTCCCCATCCTCAAAACAGGTTGTAAGGCTCCTCAACCGAGGAGGCTTGCCTCCAATCCTCAACAAAAGTGTTGGTCTCAACCTGAGAGCTGTCTCCATCCTATTACAGCTGTTGGCCTCAACCTCCGAGAGCTTGTCCTCAATCCTCCAAACAGCTgtggctctcaacctgagagccTTTTCCTCCACCTCTTAACAGCGTTGGCTCTCAACCGGAGAGCTGTCCTCCATTCCTCAAAACAGCTGGTTGGCTCTCAAACCTGAGAGCTTTTCCTCAATCCTCTTCACAGTTGATTGCTCTCAACCTAGAGCTTTTCCCCATCCTCTTTAACAGCTGTTGGCCTCTCAACCTGAGAGTTGTCATCCATCCTCCTTAACAGCGTTGagctctcaacctgagagcttgtcatccatcctcttatacagctgttggctctcaaacctGAGACTTGTCCTCTCATCCTCAAAACggtgttggctctcaacctgagagcttttCCTCCATTCTACTTTacacagctgttggctctcaacctgagagcttttCCTCCAATCGTTTAAACAGCTGGGTTGGCTCTCAACATGAAAGCTTTCCTCCATCCTTATTAACAGCTGTtgctctcaacctgagagctttGTCTCCCCAATCCTCCCGCAAAACCAGGTGTTGGCTCTTTCAACCGAGAGGCTTTTCCTCCATCCTCTTAACACTGTTGGCTCTCAAACCTGAGAGGCTTGTCCTCCATCTccaaaacagctgttggctctcaaacttgAGAGCTTGGGTCCTCCCATCCTCTTAAcaagctgttggctctcaactgAGAGCTTTTCCTCCATCCTTCTTAAACAGCCTGGTTGCTTCTCAACTGAGAGCCTTTTCCCAATTCCTCCTTAACAGCTTGTTGGactctcaacctgagagcttttCCTCCATCCTCTTAACAGCGGGTTTGCTATCTAACCCCCTGAGAGCTTTTCCTCCGTCCTCCTTAAACAGGGGGGGGGCTGTTTTTTGGCTGCTTCGCTGACGAGGCTTTTCCTCCATCTTCGAAACAAGCCGTGGCTTCAACCTGAGAGCTTTTTCCTCCATCCTCCAAAGGTGTTGGCTTCTCAACTTGAGGAGTTGCCTCCAATCTCCTCCTTAAACAGGCTTGTCTTGGCCTCAaaacctgagagcttgtcctccttcctcgAAACAGCGTTGGCTCACCACCTGAGAAGGTTGTCCTCCATCCTCCCCAAAAAcagttgttggctctcaacctgagagatTTTGGTCCTCCATACCTCTTAACAGCTgtggctctcaacctgagagcttgtcctccatcctATTAACAAGCTGTTGGCTCCTCCaaacctgagagcttgtcctccatcctTCGGAAACAGTTTTGGCTTACAACCTGAGAGGTTGTCCTCCATCCTCCAAAcagttgttggctctcaaacCTGAGAGCTTTGGTCCTCCATCATCTTAAACAAAGcctgttggctctcaacctgagagcttggCCTTACAGCCTCCAAACAGCCTATTGGCGCACAACCATGAgaggttgtcctcctcctccaaaaCAGTTGTTGGCTCTAAAACCTGAGAGGCTTGTCCTCCCCATACCTCTAAACAGcttgttggctctcaacctgggAAGCGGCTTGTCATCCATCTCTCCTAACCAGCTGTTGGCCTCAAAACATGAGAGCTGGTCCTCCATCCTTCGAAAAACAGCTTTGGCTCACAACTGAGAGGTTGGTCCTCCATCCTCCCAACAAACCTGTTGGCTCTCAAACCTGAGTGGCTTGTCCTCCACTCCTCCCGAAACAGCTTTTGGCTCGCAACCTTGAGAGGTTTGGTCCTCCATCCTCCAAACAAAGTTGTTGGCTCTCAATCTGAGAGGTTGGCCTCCACCTCCCAAAAAACAgtgttggctctcaacctgagaggtTGTATTGTCCTCTATTTCCATCCCAAAcagttgttggctctcaacctTGAGAGGGTTGGTCCTCCATCCTCCAAACAGTTGTGTGGCTCACAACCTGAAGAGCTTGTCATCCCATCCTCCAAACAGGCTTTGGCTTCACAACCTGAGAGGATTGTCCTTAATCCTCCAAAAcagttgttggctctcaacctgagaggtTGGGGTCCTCCATCCTCGAAAAAAACAGCTTTTGCTCTCAACTGATAGGTTGGTCCTCCATCCTCCAAACAGTTGTTGGCTCACAACCTGAGAGGTTGTCCTCCATCCTCCAAACAGTTGTTGGCTATCAACCTAGTGAGGTTGTTCCTCCATCCTCCCAAACAGTTGTTGGCTCAAACCTGAGCAGGTTTGGTTCCTCCATCCTCCAAACCAGTTgtggctctcaacctgagagcttgtcctccatcctcaAAACCAAGTTGTTGGCTCCTCAACCTGAGAGTTTGTCCTCCatcctccaaaacaaaaaaattgtggGTCTCAACCTGAGAGTTGTCCTCCATCCTTCGAAACAGGTCTGTTGGCTCTAAACCTGAGAGGATTGTCTCATCCTCGAAACAGCTGTTGCTCTCAACCTGAGAGATTGTTCGCCATCATCGAAACAGCTGtttggctctcaacctgagagagTGTACATCCATCtcgaaacagctgttggctcCTCAACCTGAGAGATgtcctccaaatcctccaaaCGTGTTGGCTCAACAACCTTGAGAGGTTGGTCCTCCATACTCCAAACAGTTTGGCCTCGAACCTGAAGAAGATTGGTACTCCATCCTTCCAAAAAcagttgttggctctcaacctgagaggtTGTCCACTCCATCCCCAAACAAGTTGTTGGCTCTCAAACCTTGCAGACGATTGGTCCTCCATCCTTCGAACAAGCTGTCTGCTCTCCAACTGAGAGGATTGTCCTCCATCCTCCCCCgaaaacagctgttggctctccaACCTGAGAGGCTTGTCCTTCCATCTCGAAAACCAGCTGTTGGCTCCTCAAACCTGAGAGATTGTCCTTCCATCCTTCGAAACAGGTCTTTGGCTTCAAACCTGAGAGATTGTCCTCCATCCTCCAAACAGTTGTTTGGCTCTCAACCTGTGAGAGATGTCTACATCCTCCAAACAGTGTTTGGCTCTCACCTGAGAGATGTTCCGGCCATCTTCGAAACAAGCCTTTTGGCTTCAACCTAGAGATTGTCCCCATCCATCCTCGAAACAGCTTTGCTCCAACTGAGGATGTCCTCATTCTCCAAAAACAGGTTGTAGGCTTCCAACTGAGAGATTGTCCTCCCATCCTCCAAAGGaaccagttgtttttttttttggctctcaACCGAGAAAGGAACTTTGTACTCCATCCTCGAAACCAGCTTGGGCCTTCACCTTTGAGAGATTGGTCCCACTCCAAACCAGTTGTTGACTTTCAACCGTCCTCAAACAGTTTTGCTTGACCTTTCCAAACCTGAAGAGGCTTgtcctctctcgtagtagccatcttgcttggtgagacgtacccgcgtgaagtcagattaatcaacagatatcacaagtttaacatacgactagaatttgagaaatatctaaaagtgtttgtgaactatcggtgataagattagtgtgaaaatagtaggataaagcgtcttctaaagttagtttatcaagtgtaatactataaatcagaacaagtaTGGTAgttaagttccaactgcgggaagaggtggcgtaatttggcgtgtttagcagattcgcaagaatgatgaggtagcaggaagggaactggcatttctcatctatgaaatcagcaacagtcctaacaaaaagatacaaaagcattcatagatatattagaaggatataatcc of Macrobrachium nipponense isolate FS-2020 chromosome 33, ASM1510439v2, whole genome shotgun sequence contains these proteins:
- the LOC135202850 gene encoding uncharacterized protein LOC135202850, with product MRACPPSSKQRLALNLRACPPSSNRCGSQPEGLSSILQNSSVGSQPESLSSIPKTTVGSQPESFSSILKTKQLLALNLESLSSILKNRSVGSQPENFSSILKTAVGSQPESLSSFLPTAVGSQPESLSSILQTAVGSQPESFSSILKTAVGSQPESFSSILKTAFGTQPESLSSILQTALLALNLRACPPILLTAVGSHLRACPPSNKTAVGSQPESFSSILLTAVGSQPESFSSIVLTAVGSQPESFSSILLTAVGSQPESLSSILPTGVGSQPESFSSILLTAVGSQPETVGSQPESFSSILLTAVGSQPESFSSILLTAVCSQPESFSSILLTAVGSQPESFSSILETAVGSQPESFSSILPTGVGSQPESLSSILLTAVGSQPESLSSFLETAVGSPPERLSSILQTVVGSQPERLSSILLTAVGSQPESLSSILLTAVGSQPESLSSILETAFGSQPERLSSILQTVVGSQPESLSSILLTAVGSQPESLSSILQTAIGSQPERLPPSSKPLLGLNLRACPPSSNSLVGSPILRGCPPSSKQFVGSQPERLVLHPPNRSVCRFLNREVVPIRKLVAHNQESLSILIQQPFANNPEELAPSILQNRWVAQPGRAVGLNLRELVLNPPNSCGSQPESLFLHLLTALALNRRAVLHSSKQLVGSQT